From Calothrix sp. PCC 6303, a single genomic window includes:
- the obgE gene encoding GTPase ObgE, with amino-acid sequence MQFIDQANIEVEAGKGGDGMVAFRREKYVPAGGPAGGNGGKGGSIIFRCVEHLQTLLDFRYNHRFKGQDGERGGPKNCTGANGKDMIVEVPCGTVVYDAATDAIIGDLTEPEQTLVVAAGGKGGLGNKHFLSNSNRAPEYCLPGLMGEIKLLRLELKLLAEVGIIGLPNAGKSTLISALSSARPKIADYPFTTLIPNLGVVRKPTGDGTVFADIPGLIEGASHGAGLGYDFLRHIERTKILLHLIDATSDDVIADYNTIRQELNAYGRGLEQRPQILVLNKIDAIDQDSVDLDVLAEELKQLSQLQVFVISAVTRTGLETMMQEVWKILDEMKLKEQEYELVEV; translated from the coding sequence ATGCAATTTATTGATCAAGCAAATATTGAAGTTGAAGCCGGAAAAGGTGGCGACGGAATGGTAGCCTTTCGCCGGGAAAAATACGTACCAGCCGGGGGTCCAGCAGGTGGGAACGGTGGTAAAGGAGGTTCGATTATTTTCCGCTGTGTGGAACATCTCCAAACACTGCTGGATTTCCGTTACAATCACCGCTTTAAGGGTCAAGATGGTGAACGCGGGGGACCAAAAAACTGTACTGGTGCCAATGGCAAAGATATGATTGTGGAAGTTCCTTGTGGAACTGTTGTGTATGATGCCGCAACTGATGCAATTATCGGTGATTTAACTGAGCCAGAACAAACCCTAGTAGTGGCGGCTGGTGGGAAAGGTGGATTAGGAAACAAGCATTTTTTAAGCAATAGTAATCGCGCTCCCGAATACTGTCTCCCTGGATTAATGGGAGAAATCAAACTACTGCGCTTGGAATTAAAATTGTTGGCAGAAGTTGGCATAATTGGCTTACCAAATGCCGGAAAATCAACTTTAATTTCAGCTTTATCATCAGCACGTCCCAAAATCGCTGATTATCCTTTTACTACCTTGATTCCTAACTTAGGAGTGGTTCGCAAACCTACGGGAGATGGTACGGTTTTTGCTGATATTCCTGGTTTGATTGAAGGTGCTTCCCATGGTGCTGGTTTAGGATATGATTTTCTCCGCCATATCGAGCGTACTAAGATCTTATTACACCTAATTGATGCCACTAGCGATGATGTAATTGCTGATTACAATACAATTCGCCAAGAACTAAATGCATACGGACGGGGATTAGAACAACGACCACAAATTTTAGTTTTAAATAAAATCGACGCAATTGATCAAGACAGCGTTGATTTAGATGTACTAGCCGAAGAACTCAAACAACTGTCCCAACTTCAGGTTTTTGTGATTTCAGCCGTTACCCGCACCGGATTGGAAACTATGATGCAGGAAGTTTGGAAAATTTTAGACGAAATGAAGCTAAAAGAGCAAGAATACGAGTTAGTAGAAGTCTAA
- the mnmA gene encoding tRNA 2-thiouridine(34) synthase MnmA, which translates to MKKVVVGLSGGVDSSTAAAILQNQSYEVIGLTLWLMKGKGQCCSEGMVDAAKLCEQLGIPHHVVDIRDTFQTYIIDYLVNGYSAGITPLPCSQCNKTVKFGPMLAYAKANLDADIIATGHYARINFNPDSGRYELIRAIDRNKDQTYFLYDLAQDILASVIFPLGEIQKSDTRRIAAEQELEAADKPESQDLCLVESNGSMRAFLDKYLTPKQGDIVDMDGKVLGQHDGIHHYTIGQRKGLGIAAAEPLYVIALDAVSNKVIVGDRMKATQPECTIHRVNWVSIAEPSSPIRAEVQIRYRSTPTPVTVIPLENSRAKIVFDEPQFSVTPGQAAVWYDGEKVLGGGIIEVLPGSRE; encoded by the coding sequence ATGAAAAAGGTCGTCGTTGGTCTTTCTGGCGGCGTTGACAGTTCCACAGCTGCCGCCATCTTACAAAATCAAAGTTATGAAGTTATAGGTTTGACCCTTTGGTTGATGAAAGGAAAGGGTCAATGTTGTTCTGAGGGAATGGTAGATGCGGCAAAACTTTGTGAACAGTTAGGTATTCCCCACCATGTTGTTGATATTCGTGATACTTTCCAAACATATATTATTGATTACTTGGTAAATGGTTATAGTGCTGGAATAACACCTCTACCCTGTTCCCAATGCAACAAAACGGTGAAATTTGGTCCGATGTTGGCATATGCAAAGGCGAATCTTGATGCTGACATCATTGCTACCGGACATTATGCACGAATTAATTTTAATCCTGATAGCGGGAGATACGAATTAATCCGAGCGATAGATCGTAATAAAGACCAAACTTACTTTCTTTACGACTTGGCACAAGATATACTTGCGTCGGTGATTTTCCCGTTGGGTGAAATTCAAAAATCTGATACTCGTCGCATCGCAGCCGAACAAGAATTGGAAGCAGCCGATAAACCTGAAAGTCAAGATTTGTGCTTAGTGGAAAGCAACGGGTCAATGCGTGCCTTTTTAGACAAGTATTTAACCCCGAAACAAGGTGACATTGTAGATATGGACGGGAAAGTCCTGGGTCAACATGATGGTATACATCACTACACTATAGGGCAAAGGAAAGGATTGGGAATTGCAGCGGCTGAACCTTTATATGTAATTGCCTTAGACGCAGTTAGTAATAAAGTTATAGTAGGCGATCGCATGAAAGCTACACAGCCTGAATGTACGATCCATCGAGTCAACTGGGTATCAATCGCCGAACCTTCTAGCCCCATTCGCGCAGAAGTGCAAATTCGCTATCGTTCAACTCCCACACCCGTCACAGTTATTCCCTTAGAAAATTCACGGGCAAAAATTGTCTTTGATGAACCACAATTTAGCGTTACCCCAGGACAAGCAGCAGTTTGGTATGACGGCGAAAAGGTACTGGGTGGTGGAATAATTGAGGTATTACCAGGGAGTAGGGAGTAG
- the pdxH gene encoding pyridoxamine 5'-phosphate oxidase — MDTNIADLRKNYTLQALSKNEVDPNPFVQFRRWFDQALAAKLTEPNAMTLATTTVNGTPSARVVLLKDFDERGFVFFTNYNSRKGQESFANPQAALVFWWAELERQVRVCGTIEKTSATESDKYFDIRPWESRLGAWASNQSEVIENRSFLERRFEEFRQRYENQDIPRPEHWGGVRVVPTEIEFWQGRSSRLHDRLLYSYLEDGGWQIERLSP; from the coding sequence ATGGATACAAATATAGCTGACCTACGCAAAAACTACACCTTACAAGCTTTAAGCAAGAATGAAGTTGATCCCAATCCTTTTGTTCAGTTTCGACGATGGTTTGATCAGGCATTGGCAGCTAAATTAACTGAACCAAATGCAATGACCCTGGCGACTACAACAGTCAATGGTACACCATCCGCTCGTGTTGTCTTGCTGAAAGATTTTGATGAACGGGGTTTTGTATTTTTCACCAATTACAACAGCCGTAAGGGGCAAGAGTCTTTTGCAAATCCTCAAGCTGCTTTAGTGTTTTGGTGGGCAGAATTGGAACGCCAAGTAAGGGTTTGTGGAACTATAGAGAAGACATCAGCTACTGAATCTGATAAGTATTTTGACATTCGTCCTTGGGAAAGTCGCCTTGGTGCTTGGGCTTCCAATCAAAGTGAAGTCATCGAAAATCGTTCTTTTTTAGAGCGCAGGTTTGAAGAATTTCGACAAAGGTATGAAAATCAAGATATTCCTCGTCCTGAACATTGGGGAGGTGTGCGGGTAGTTCCAACAGAAATTGAATTTTGGCAAGGACGATCTAGTCGTTTACATGATCGCTTACTTTATAGTTACCTAGAAGATGGTGGTTGGCAGATTGAACGATTATCGCCTTAG
- a CDS encoding AI-2E family transporter — translation MQRSAYFQNLLFYGLSVPIAALNLWLLSVLYRFFQHPFTIICIAAILAFLLNYPVNFFERVRIVRTQAVALVLLVTLTLFVILAVTLVPVLIDQTTQLFAKIPDWLTTSQANLQSVEAWARRLRLPLDFSVIRRQINATIENNANTQNILQQLATGAVGFAGTLLSVIFDFLLVVVLAFYMLIYGDRVWLGMINLLPEKFRAPFNNSLRLNFHYFFLSQILLALFMTATLIPIFIVLKVPFALLFTIIIGISQLIPIFGATLGIGLVTMVLLLQNWWLAVQVACVAIIVQQIKDNLIAPKLLGEFIGLNPIWIFVAILMGFEIAGLLGTLVAIPVAGTIKGTYDAIITTNLEEKNSIPLTSD, via the coding sequence ATGCAACGTTCAGCCTATTTTCAAAATCTCCTATTTTACGGTTTGAGCGTTCCCATCGCTGCTTTAAATTTGTGGTTGCTATCGGTGCTATACCGATTTTTTCAGCATCCATTCACCATTATTTGTATAGCTGCGATTTTGGCTTTTTTGCTCAACTACCCTGTGAATTTTTTTGAACGTGTTCGTATTGTCAGGACTCAGGCGGTGGCACTAGTGTTGCTGGTGACGCTAACACTATTTGTGATTTTAGCAGTAACCTTAGTGCCTGTATTAATTGACCAAACCACCCAACTATTTGCGAAGATACCCGACTGGTTAACAACTAGCCAAGCCAATCTTCAATCTGTGGAAGCGTGGGCAAGAAGATTACGCTTACCTCTTGATTTCAGCGTGATTAGAAGACAAATTAATGCCACCATTGAAAATAACGCCAATACTCAAAATATCTTACAGCAGTTAGCGACAGGGGCTGTGGGATTTGCCGGGACTCTGCTTTCGGTAATCTTTGATTTTTTACTGGTGGTGGTGCTAGCTTTTTACATGCTGATATATGGCGATCGCGTCTGGCTGGGAATGATTAATTTACTACCCGAAAAATTTCGTGCTCCCTTCAATAATTCGCTACGGCTGAACTTTCACTATTTTTTCCTTAGCCAAATTTTGCTAGCATTATTCATGACTGCTACTCTGATTCCGATTTTCATTGTTTTGAAGGTGCCATTTGCCCTTTTATTTACAATCATTATTGGAATTTCCCAACTTATTCCCATCTTCGGCGCTACTTTGGGGATTGGTCTAGTGACAATGGTTTTGTTATTGCAGAATTGGTGGTTAGCAGTACAAGTTGCTTGTGTAGCAATTATTGTCCAACAAATTAAAGATAATTTAATCGCACCTAAGTTATTGGGAGAATTTATTGGACTAAATCCGATTTGGATCTTTGTCGCAATTTTAATGGGCTTTGAAATAGCTGGATTGCTTGGTACCTTAGTGGCGATCCCCGTAGCTGGAACCATTAAAGGAACCTATGATGCTATTATTACTACCAATCTGGAAGAAAAAAATTCAATTCCCCTCACCAGTGACTAG
- a CDS encoding segregation/condensation protein A has protein sequence MDASELLEKITQLIHQAEQGDIDPWDVKVIEVIDRFLELMAPEVTTRGYEADLSQSGQAFLSASMLVLFKANTLMQMQVAEDEQEAFLDELLPDLEEGLLHHTKRLPLEQAIRRRSSAMPPPKRRVTLNELIEQLQVMADQLKKVQQKEVKPLRDISDREQRTPFNSVRSMRQALDLAHQENLTEVAAELEQLLYRSASELLLEEEWIKLDQLVELWQQEKQPLQSLSAHHQSPNSSLVGVFWALLLLSAQSKVEIYQEDFYQELKVRLLSK, from the coding sequence ATGGATGCTTCGGAGTTATTAGAAAAAATTACACAACTCATTCACCAAGCAGAACAAGGAGATATAGATCCTTGGGATGTGAAAGTAATTGAGGTAATTGATCGTTTTTTAGAACTAATGGCACCGGAGGTGACAACACGCGGCTATGAAGCTGATTTATCTCAATCGGGACAAGCCTTTTTATCAGCATCAATGCTAGTTCTATTTAAGGCAAATACCTTAATGCAGATGCAAGTCGCGGAAGATGAACAAGAAGCCTTTCTAGATGAACTATTGCCAGATCTCGAAGAAGGTTTACTGCACCATACAAAGCGACTACCCCTAGAACAAGCTATTCGTCGTCGCTCATCAGCAATGCCACCTCCGAAGCGCCGCGTAACCCTCAACGAGTTGATCGAGCAATTGCAAGTCATGGCTGATCAACTGAAAAAGGTGCAACAAAAAGAAGTTAAACCATTACGCGATATCTCCGATAGGGAACAACGCACACCATTTAATAGCGTCCGTTCCATGCGGCAAGCTTTGGATTTAGCTCACCAAGAAAATTTAACTGAAGTCGCCGCTGAACTAGAACAATTACTATATCGTTCAGCTAGCGAACTACTTTTAGAGGAAGAATGGATTAAGTTAGATCAACTGGTTGAATTATGGCAACAAGAAAAACAACCATTGCAATCACTATCAGCCCATCACCAATCACCCAACAGTAGTTTAGTTGGTGTTTTCTGGGCGTTACTACTACTTTCTGCTCAATCGAAGGTAGAGATTTACCAAGAAGATTTTTATCAAGAACTTAAGGTTCGTTTATTGAGTAAATAA
- a CDS encoding sugar phosphate nucleotidyltransferase, producing MKAMILAAGKGTRVRPITYTIPKPMIPILQKPVMEFLLELLRQHGFDQIMVNVSHLAEEIESYFRDGQRFGVQIGYSFEGRIMDGTLVGEAVGSAGGMRRIQDFSPFFDDTFVVLCGDALIDLDLSAAVKWHKEKGSIATIIMKSVPQEEVSSYGVVVTDEDGRIQAFQEKPSVEEALSTNINTGIYIFEPEVLKYIPSGVEFDIGSDLFPKLVEMDAPFYAIPMDFEWVDIGKVPDYWRAIRGVLLGEIKNVQIPGHEVAPGIYTGLNVAVNWDKVDITGPVYIGAMTKIEDGAKIVGPAMIGPNCWICSGATVENSVIFEWSRLGPGVRLVDKLVFGRYCVDKAGATIDVQEAALDWLITDARQDPPNQDPLERQAIAELLETNAT from the coding sequence ATGAAGGCGATGATTCTCGCAGCGGGCAAAGGCACACGCGTGCGTCCGATTACATACACCATTCCCAAACCGATGATTCCTATCCTGCAAAAGCCAGTGATGGAATTTTTACTGGAGCTTTTACGTCAGCATGGATTTGACCAAATTATGGTCAATGTTAGCCATTTAGCTGAAGAAATCGAAAGCTATTTCCGTGACGGTCAGCGTTTTGGTGTCCAGATTGGCTACTCCTTTGAAGGGCGAATCATGGATGGTACATTAGTTGGTGAAGCTGTTGGTTCCGCTGGTGGAATGCGACGCATCCAAGACTTTTCTCCGTTTTTCGATGACACCTTTGTGGTTTTGTGCGGTGATGCTCTAATTGATCTAGACCTCAGCGCTGCTGTCAAGTGGCATAAAGAAAAAGGCTCAATTGCCACCATTATTATGAAATCTGTCCCCCAGGAAGAGGTTTCTAGCTATGGGGTAGTTGTCACTGATGAAGATGGGCGCATTCAAGCATTCCAAGAAAAACCATCGGTGGAAGAAGCCCTTAGTACCAATATCAATACAGGTATTTATATTTTTGAGCCGGAAGTATTGAAATATATTCCCTCTGGCGTAGAATTTGATATTGGTAGCGATTTATTCCCGAAATTAGTAGAAATGGACGCTCCCTTCTACGCGATACCGATGGATTTTGAATGGGTTGATATCGGTAAAGTTCCCGATTATTGGCGAGCTATTCGTGGTGTCTTGCTTGGAGAAATCAAAAATGTCCAAATACCTGGTCATGAAGTTGCACCAGGTATTTATACTGGATTAAATGTCGCGGTTAATTGGGACAAAGTTGATATCACAGGTCCAGTTTACATCGGTGCTATGACCAAAATTGAAGATGGAGCAAAAATCGTTGGTCCAGCAATGATTGGTCCTAACTGCTGGATTTGCAGCGGTGCGACAGTGGAAAATAGTGTGATTTTTGAATGGTCACGTCTTGGTCCTGGTGTTCGCTTGGTTGATAAGCTGGTATTTGGACGTTATTGTGTTGACAAAGCCGGTGCAACTATTGATGTTCAAGAAGCTGCTTTAGATTGGTTGATTACTGATGCACGTCAAGATCCACCAAATCAAGATCCACTAGAAAGACAGGCTATTGCCGAGTTATTGGAGACAAATGCTACCTAG
- a CDS encoding IS66 family transposase → MATVGEHTKLKALANEILNDWDALVACFCNPQLPPTNNEAERALRHAVIAQSISYGTRTAEGSLAYCSILSVIETCRLRKVDPWAYIAMILTPARRGIKDPPIPIAS, encoded by the coding sequence TTGGCTACGGTTGGCGAGCATACCAAGTTAAAAGCTCTCGCAAATGAGATTTTAAATGATTGGGATGCTCTAGTTGCTTGTTTTTGTAATCCGCAATTACCGCCTACTAATAATGAGGCAGAACGGGCTTTACGACATGCTGTAATTGCCCAAAGTATTAGCTATGGAACTCGAACAGCAGAGGGTAGTTTGGCTTACTGCTCTATTTTGAGTGTTATTGAAACTTGTCGTCTAAGGAAAGTTGACCCTTGGGCTTATATTGCGATGATTCTTACCCCGGCTCGTAGAGGTATAAAAGATCCTCCTATTCCGATTGCTTCTTAA
- a CDS encoding divergent PAP2 family protein, whose protein sequence is MQVVGDIFNNRVLLVALVACLLAQAIKLVVELVKNRKLNISVLFTTGGMPSAHSALVTALAAGVGQTIGWSSPDFALAVVFAIIVMYDAAGVRQAAGKQARILNQMIDELFDEQPEFHQDRLKELLGHTPFQVIAGSVLGVAVSWLAKVAYVAIQ, encoded by the coding sequence ATGCAGGTCGTAGGCGACATCTTTAACAACCGGGTGCTGCTGGTTGCCCTGGTAGCATGTTTACTTGCCCAAGCTATTAAGCTCGTCGTCGAGCTAGTTAAAAATCGGAAATTAAATATAAGTGTATTATTTACTACTGGAGGAATGCCCAGCGCCCACTCAGCCCTAGTTACTGCCTTAGCCGCAGGAGTTGGGCAAACAATTGGCTGGAGTTCCCCAGATTTTGCCCTGGCTGTGGTTTTTGCCATCATCGTCATGTATGATGCCGCTGGAGTTCGTCAAGCAGCAGGCAAACAAGCCCGTATCCTTAATCAAATGATTGATGAACTATTCGATGAACAACCCGAATTTCATCAAGATCGATTAAAAGAATTATTAGGACATACCCCATTCCAAGTTATTGCTGGTTCTGTACTAGGTGTGGCTGTCTCTTGGTTGGCAAAAGTTGCTTATGTGGCAATTCAGTAA
- the crtE gene encoding geranylgeranyl diphosphate synthase CrtE, whose amino-acid sequence MVAADNLQKTQGQTTFDLKAYLKDRQQLCEAALDQAVPMRYPETIYEAMRYSLMAGGKRLRPILTIATCEMTGGTIEMAMPTACAMEMVHTMSLIHDDLPAMDNDDYRRGKLTNHKVYGEDIAILAGDGLLAYAFEYIVEHTKDVPAERVLKVISRLGRAVGAAGLVGGQVVDLESEGKTDTSLETLNFIHNHKTAALLEACVVCGGILAGVSEDDLQRLSRYSQNIGLAFQIIDDILDITSTQEQLGKTAGKDLASQKVTYPSLWGIEESRNKANQLVADACQELEPFGEKAQPLMVIAHYITQRDR is encoded by the coding sequence ATGGTAGCAGCAGATAATCTTCAAAAAACCCAAGGACAAACTACATTTGACCTCAAAGCTTATCTTAAAGACAGACAACAGCTTTGTGAAGCTGCCTTGGATCAAGCAGTTCCCATGCGCTACCCCGAAACCATCTACGAGGCAATGCGCTACTCCCTCATGGCAGGTGGTAAACGCTTGCGTCCCATCCTCACCATCGCTACCTGTGAAATGACTGGTGGCACAATTGAGATGGCAATGCCAACCGCTTGTGCGATGGAAATGGTTCACACAATGTCGTTGATTCACGACGATTTACCAGCCATGGATAATGATGATTATCGACGTGGAAAGTTGACAAATCACAAAGTTTATGGTGAAGATATCGCAATTTTAGCTGGTGATGGTTTACTAGCTTATGCTTTTGAGTATATTGTCGAACATACCAAGGATGTCCCGGCGGAAAGAGTATTAAAGGTAATTTCCCGCCTGGGTAGGGCTGTGGGAGCCGCAGGCTTAGTCGGTGGTCAGGTGGTAGATTTAGAATCAGAAGGTAAAACTGATACATCCCTAGAAACCCTAAACTTTATTCATAACCACAAAACGGCAGCACTCCTAGAAGCTTGTGTTGTCTGTGGCGGAATCTTAGCAGGAGTGTCGGAAGATGATTTACAACGCTTGTCCCGGTATTCCCAAAATATTGGTTTAGCCTTCCAAATTATCGATGATATCCTAGACATCACGTCTACCCAAGAGCAACTGGGCAAAACCGCAGGCAAGGATCTCGCATCCCAAAAAGTTACATATCCTAGTTTGTGGGGTATTGAAGAATCCCGCAACAAAGCCAATCAATTAGTGGCAGATGCTTGTCAAGAATTAGAACCATTTGGAGAGAAAGCCCAACCACTGATGGTAATTGCCCACTATATTACGCAACGCGATCGCTAA
- the folD gene encoding bifunctional methylenetetrahydrofolate dehydrogenase/methenyltetrahydrofolate cyclohydrolase FolD, which translates to MDTKTAKILDGKALSAKIQEELSEQIQQKQSQIGRPPGLAVLMVGDNPASAAYVRGKEKACTNVGIASFGQHFPTETSQEELAAAIDTLNQDEKVDGILVQLPLPQHLDAIALLHRILPDKDADGLHPVNLGHLVRGEVGLRSCTPAGVMRLLAEYEISVAGKQAVVIGRSILVGKPLALMLLEANATVTVAHSKSQDLTSIAKNADILISAIGIPEFITIDMIKPGAIVVDVGINRITDVNGKNRLVGDVDFESAARVAEYITPVPGGIGPMTVAMLLQNTVSTYLKKF; encoded by the coding sequence ATGGATACAAAAACAGCCAAAATACTTGATGGTAAAGCGTTATCCGCCAAAATCCAGGAGGAACTATCTGAACAAATTCAACAAAAACAATCTCAAATTGGTAGACCTCCAGGTTTAGCAGTGTTGATGGTTGGTGACAATCCGGCATCTGCTGCCTATGTACGGGGGAAGGAAAAAGCCTGTACAAATGTTGGTATTGCTTCCTTTGGTCAGCATTTTCCCACAGAAACGAGCCAAGAAGAATTAGCAGCAGCAATTGATACCCTGAACCAAGATGAAAAAGTAGACGGTATTTTAGTTCAGCTACCACTGCCCCAGCACCTAGACGCGATCGCACTTCTCCACCGCATCTTGCCAGATAAGGATGCTGATGGACTCCACCCAGTAAATTTGGGTCATTTAGTGCGGGGTGAAGTTGGGTTACGCAGTTGTACCCCAGCGGGGGTAATGCGACTGTTGGCAGAATACGAAATATCCGTAGCCGGAAAACAAGCTGTAGTTATTGGACGCAGTATCCTGGTGGGGAAACCACTGGCATTAATGTTACTAGAAGCTAATGCCACAGTCACTGTAGCCCATTCAAAATCCCAGGATCTAACCAGCATTGCTAAAAATGCTGATATTCTGATCTCGGCAATTGGTATTCCCGAATTTATTACCATCGATATGATTAAACCGGGCGCAATTGTGGTAGATGTGGGAATAAACCGTATCACTGATGTCAATGGTAAAAACCGTCTCGTCGGTGATGTTGATTTTGAGTCAGCAGCTAGGGTGGCAGAATATATCACCCCGGTTCCTGGTGGTATTGGTCCAATGACAGTAGCGATGTTATTGCAAAATACTGTTTCAACCTATCTGAAAAAATTTTAG
- a CDS encoding NUDIX hydrolase, whose amino-acid sequence MNSQRKEVAIAILHQQDKFLMQLRDNIPNILYPGYWAFFGGHIEPGETPEIAVQREILEEIGYTLPPSFAFFDTYSDEHVIRHVFHAPLEVEFSQLVLNEGWDMGLLSLTEIQQGNFYSPIAKENRPLGPIHQGILLDFINSR is encoded by the coding sequence ATGAATAGTCAACGGAAAGAAGTAGCGATCGCTATTCTCCACCAACAGGATAAATTTTTGATGCAACTGCGCGATAACATCCCCAATATCCTCTATCCTGGTTACTGGGCTTTTTTTGGTGGACACATTGAACCAGGTGAAACCCCAGAAATCGCTGTTCAACGAGAAATCCTCGAAGAAATCGGCTACACTCTTCCCCCTAGTTTTGCTTTTTTTGATACTTACTCAGACGAGCATGTGATTCGTCACGTTTTTCATGCCCCTTTAGAAGTAGAATTTTCTCAATTAGTCCTCAACGAAGGTTGGGATATGGGTTTACTAAGTTTAACAGAAATTCAACAGGGTAACTTTTATTCCCCAATTGCCAAGGAAAACCGACCCCTAGGACCAATTCATCAAGGGATTTTATTAGATTTTATTAACTCTAGGTAA
- a CDS encoding DUF1822 family protein, translating into MRAIFKRENSALSLPIVQAARTYAQQFAQQQNSPEKSQQVRLNTLAVWVVRDYLQMMDIPTDLVNSQSWNSMMRMIADIADLELPGIGCLECRPVQSQQTECYVPPETWENRVGYVIVEIDDAQLTAKILGFVPQVKDEYLCLNQILPIEDLFEHLELLKVARLGIVTNLSQWFHGIFEIGWQTWENLWNQPDLLTNLGFRNSGISAEQRKSLSITQRAKLINLGTNIIPINLVLVVEICPQSGERTHIQIQLYSISRVLPSGLKLAVLDDCETIFLEVEVESSKNQMQLQFNGEAGEHFSLKIELNNYQITEKFVI; encoded by the coding sequence ATGCGTGCTATATTTAAACGGGAAAATTCAGCTTTATCATTACCCATTGTGCAAGCTGCTCGTACCTATGCACAACAATTTGCCCAGCAGCAAAACTCTCCTGAAAAATCTCAGCAAGTACGTTTAAATACCTTGGCAGTGTGGGTAGTAAGAGACTACTTGCAGATGATGGATATTCCTACTGACTTAGTAAATAGTCAAAGCTGGAACTCAATGATGCGGATGATTGCTGATATTGCGGATTTAGAGTTACCAGGTATTGGATGTTTAGAATGTCGTCCGGTACAAAGTCAACAAACAGAGTGTTATGTTCCTCCAGAAACTTGGGAAAATCGAGTTGGATATGTGATTGTTGAAATTGATGATGCTCAACTAACAGCCAAAATCCTCGGATTTGTTCCTCAAGTTAAAGATGAATATCTTTGTTTAAATCAGATATTGCCGATTGAAGATTTATTTGAGCATTTAGAATTATTAAAAGTTGCACGATTGGGAATAGTTACTAACTTAAGTCAGTGGTTTCATGGAATATTTGAAATAGGTTGGCAAACCTGGGAAAATTTGTGGAACCAGCCAGATTTGCTAACTAATCTAGGTTTTCGCAATTCTGGTATTTCAGCAGAACAACGTAAGTCTCTATCTATCACTCAGCGTGCCAAGCTGATTAATTTGGGTACTAATATTATCCCGATAAATCTGGTGTTAGTTGTGGAAATTTGTCCCCAATCGGGAGAAAGAACCCATATTCAAATTCAATTATACTCAATTAGCCGCGTTTTACCTTCAGGGCTAAAGTTGGCTGTACTTGATGATTGTGAAACGATATTTTTAGAAGTAGAAGTTGAAAGTAGCAAAAATCAGATGCAATTGCAATTTAACGGGGAAGCAGGAGAACATTTTTCTCTGAAGATAGAGTTAAATAATTATCAAATCACTGAGAAATTCGTGATTTAG